Proteins encoded together in one Asterias rubens chromosome 4, eAstRub1.3, whole genome shotgun sequence window:
- the LOC117289711 gene encoding uncharacterized protein LOC117289711: protein MADTNQPRVMLWAVYRSCSTVTMRALSTIEGGKYFYEPYTAAAYFGPERVFPRVNSVLDKATSDLPGSDLAYDNQVNTFSWVKQTLEEEHEGARLVFVKDHAYSLKIAGKGWDEIPNGYRHTFLIRNPNKTIPSWRKLNLEFKPSSGTMDEEKMEAWQDLQMGSLAGGFQSLIELYEYVRENLDPDPFVMDADDLLADPEAMIPAYCQATGIPFRKKMVEWGEDNGEPAQARWVICRPNLASFQLHYKQKAITAACFSKEVESEIKSTPSPKVAALIQRCMPFYEKLYQQRHVLE, encoded by the coding sequence ATGGCAGACACCAATCAGCCTCGTGTTATGTTGTGGGCGGTTTACCGTTCATGCTCCACGGTAACCATGCGAGCCTTAAGCACAATCGAAGGAGGAAAATACTTCTACGAGCCCTATACCGCTGCTGCATACTTTGGCCCAGAAAGGGTGTTTCCGAGAGTTAATAGTGTACTTGACAAGGCTACCAGTGATCTTCCTGGTTCGGACCTCGCCTACGATAACCAGGTGAATACATTTTCCTGGGTAAAACAGACATTAGAAGAAGAACATGAAGGGGCCAGACTAGTATTCGTTAAGGATCACGCATACAGTCTGAAGATAGCAGGGAAAGGTTGGGATGAAATCCCAAACGGATATCGGCACACTTTCCTTATTCGTAATCCCAACAAAACAATTCCATCATGGAGGAAACTCAACTTGGAGTTCAAACCATCTTCTGGAACAATGGATGAAGAGAAGATGGAGGCGTGGCAGGATCTACAGATGGGCAGTCTCGCAGGAGGGTTTCAAAGCTTGATTGAGCTCTACGAATACGTCAGAGAAAACCTGGACCCCGACCCCTTCGTCATGGATGCTGATGATCTCCTGGCCGACCCGGAAGCAATGATACCGGCTTACTGTCAGGCAACAGGGATACCTTTCAGGAAAAAGATGGTGGAATGGGGAGAAGACAACGGAGAACCAGCCCAAGCCAGATGGGTCATTTGCCGCCCCAATCTGGCATCATTTCAACTCCATTACAAACAAAAGGCTATCACTGCCGCTTGCTTCTCAAAAGAAGTGGAATCGGAGATCAAATCGACACCTAGTCCGAAAGTAGCTGCACTCATTCAGCGTTGTATGCCCTTCTATGAAAAACTTTACCAGCAGCGCCATGTTCTAGAGTGA
- the LOC117288885 gene encoding uncharacterized protein LOC117288885: MNLVVTYRPPPSSQNGLKTSTFLEECELLLDALNEIPGKLLILGDLNIHFDSPSRYDVARIMNLLRTARLIQYVSSPTHRGGHILDVAIAREDENLLCSVQIDPCLLSDHYTISCRIQSKKQTLQSKPTLFRKFCNLDNQRFSADLSSKLSGVQMTDDLNKFISDADNIIKCVLDEHAPICSRKSMTRHRPKWYTDDVDAARREKRRAERKWRKALRLNPASDPLPYHEAKTLVASAVSDSKQAYYHDIFERSSPKDMFKAVNELLNKNKRVLPNAESSVELASAFCSFFTDKVRNIRKCIDDLNVHASVLGLVSAKPNTKLSSFNLVTFSNLEDIIRKVPDKTCSLDPLPTWLLKKRILVFMPIILETVNSSLESGHYKPKGGRNTLIGQHLLGLHYAHSN; encoded by the exons ATGAACTTAGTTGTGACCTATAGGCCTCCACCATCTAGTCAGAACGGCCTTAAAACATCTACGTTCCTGGAGGAATGTGAACTTCTTCTTGATGCACTCAACGAGATCCCAGGAAAATTGCTAATTCTCGGCGATCTGAACATACACTTTGACAGCCCCAGTCGCTATGATGTTGCACGCATCATGAACTTGCTCAGGACAGCAAGACTGATCCAGTATGTTTCATCTCCAACTCACAGAGGTGGTCATATTCTTGATGTAGCTATTGCCAGGGAGGATGAAAACCTACTCTGCTCTGTGCAGATTGATCCCTGCCTTCTATCCGATCACTACACAATCAGTTGCAGAATTCAATCAAAGAAACAAACTCTTCAATCCAAACCCACTTTGTTCCGCAAGTTTTGCAATCTAGACAACCAAAGGTTCTCCGCTGATCTCTCTTCTAAGTTAAGTGGGGTTCAAATGACTGACGACTTGAACAAGTTTATATCTGATGCTGATAACATCATCAAATGTGTTCTCGATGAGCATGCTCCAATTTGCTCAAGAAAATCAATGACTCGTCATCGCCCAAAATGGTATACCGATGATGTCGATGCTGCTAGGCGTGAGAAGAGGCGAGCTGAGAGGAAATGGCGGAAAGCCCTCAGACTAAACCCTGCAAGTGACCCACTACCCTATCATGAAGCAAAGACTTTAGTGGCATCGGCTGTATCTGATTCTAAACAGGCCTACTATCATGACATCTTCGAGCGCTCTTCACCGAAGGACATGTTTAAAGCAGTTAACGAACTCTTGAACAAGAACAAACGTGTGCTGCCCAACGCTGAATCATCTGTGGAACTTGCTTCTGCTTTCTGTTCCTTCTTTACTGATAAAGTGAGGAATATAAGGAAGTGCATCGATGATCTCAATGTTCACGCATCTGTTCTTGGTCTAGTTTCCGCTAAACCAAACACCAAGCTTTCATCATTCAATCTGGTAACATTCAGCAACCTTGAAGATATCATTAGGAAAGTACCTGATAAAACCTGCTCCCTTGATCCTCTACCGACGTGGCTGTTGAAGAAACGCATTCTTGTATTCATGCCCATCATCCTAGAGACCGTCAACTCTTCGCTGGAAAGTG GTCACTACAAACCCAAAGGTGGACGGAACACTCTGATTGGTCAGCATCTCCTAGGCCTTCACTATGCACATTCAAACTAA